A genome region from Nocardia sp. NBC_00565 includes the following:
- a CDS encoding helix-turn-helix domain-containing protein, translating into MTRTDAGNGVAERVRQARKLKGWTQERLAQEVAAAVGKEARVSLSLIRGVERGAVQASPTFLSAVSKTLGTSVPELLGQPYAHTSTEDSEVATGIAVIRRELAAYDLPNSITPRPIELITADVDQLRGYRRATNFRKLSAALPAVLPEARALAHSSKGRTRELAFGLLCDLYSASWSLAHKLGYADLATIAVERLSWAANLSGDQLWIAAAQFQRASVLTSVGDWDAAQTYLDVCRAALDVKTDDRRSLVSWGGLHLQSGLAAARAGDRQTSDAHLAEARETVARIGDNEFQDPVLVFGHSNVGIWSVGLAVEMLDGVEAIRRAGQMQIVPGTPRSRVGHLYIDLGRAYLLNGDRKRTLESLQQAREIAPSQTRYHPMVHETVRVLARREARSTESLRGFAAWCGVTSLD; encoded by the coding sequence ATGACCCGAACAGATGCAGGCAATGGTGTCGCCGAGCGTGTACGCCAGGCACGGAAACTCAAGGGCTGGACACAGGAACGGCTAGCCCAGGAGGTGGCAGCGGCAGTCGGGAAAGAAGCCCGGGTGTCGCTCAGCCTGATCCGCGGGGTCGAGCGGGGGGCGGTCCAAGCCTCCCCGACATTCCTGTCGGCGGTATCGAAAACCCTCGGCACCAGCGTGCCCGAACTACTAGGACAGCCATACGCGCATACCTCCACCGAGGACAGCGAGGTCGCCACAGGGATAGCGGTCATCCGCCGCGAGCTGGCCGCCTACGACCTGCCCAACTCGATCACTCCACGGCCTATCGAGCTGATCACCGCCGACGTAGACCAGCTGCGCGGGTACCGGCGAGCAACCAACTTCCGGAAGCTGTCCGCCGCCCTGCCAGCCGTGCTCCCCGAAGCGCGGGCGCTGGCGCACAGCAGCAAGGGCCGCACGCGGGAACTGGCATTCGGCCTGCTGTGCGACCTGTACTCGGCGTCATGGAGTTTGGCTCACAAGCTGGGCTACGCAGACTTGGCGACGATCGCAGTGGAGCGGCTGTCGTGGGCGGCGAACCTTTCCGGCGATCAACTGTGGATCGCCGCGGCACAGTTCCAGCGGGCGTCGGTTTTGACGTCGGTGGGGGATTGGGATGCGGCACAGACCTACCTGGATGTGTGCCGTGCCGCGCTGGATGTGAAGACCGACGACCGTCGCAGTCTGGTGAGTTGGGGTGGGCTGCACCTGCAATCCGGGCTGGCTGCAGCGCGCGCCGGGGACAGGCAGACATCCGACGCGCATTTGGCTGAAGCTCGCGAGACCGTGGCACGTATCGGCGACAACGAGTTCCAGGATCCGGTGCTCGTGTTCGGGCACTCGAATGTGGGGATCTGGTCTGTCGGGTTGGCGGTGGAGATGCTCGACGGGGTCGAGGCGATCCGCCGCGCCGGCCAGATGCAGATCGTGCCGGGCACCCCCCGTAGCCGGGTGGGTCACCTGTATATAGATCTGGGGCGAGCGTATCTATTGAACGGGGATCGGAAGCGAACCTTGGAGTCGTTGCAGCAGGCTCGTGAGATCGCGCCGTCCCAGACCCGCTATCACCCGATGGTGCACGAGACGGTGCGGGTGCTGGCCCGCAGGGAAGCGCGGAGCACGGAGTCCCTGCGGGGGTTCGCCGCGTGGTGCGGCGTCACCAGCCTGGACTAG
- a CDS encoding translation initiation factor IF-2 N-terminal domain-containing protein, with translation MEETQYDLTKLGGLRMEETRQQRRAREREKKTKKASQDKALGNIVGGKIGGKSFHQWPAWDGTGVPLRTNCDLSNPRQKFLWMFTAMPGMRGAPLMMPAEYWEMQSWRMCVLGGDVVNEPTQKWQAPENAVNPHMAAGSWVDLDAPEPQRKTIKDMMLALPQKDRADIHAAVLAELGIDDIAAGKDRPGPPAMQYTVATLADRLKTSVSELLEVLTNLGMSNLHAGSRVGRDVADRIAAHMGLDG, from the coding sequence TTGGAAGAAACCCAATACGACCTAACTAAACTGGGGGGCCTGCGCATGGAAGAAACACGGCAGCAACGGCGCGCCCGCGAACGCGAGAAGAAGACCAAGAAAGCCTCGCAGGACAAGGCGCTCGGCAACATCGTCGGCGGCAAGATCGGCGGCAAGAGTTTCCATCAGTGGCCGGCGTGGGACGGGACCGGTGTCCCGCTCCGTACGAACTGCGACCTGAGCAACCCTCGCCAGAAGTTTTTGTGGATGTTCACGGCGATGCCGGGCATGCGGGGTGCTCCGTTGATGATGCCCGCCGAGTACTGGGAGATGCAGTCCTGGCGGATGTGCGTGCTCGGCGGCGACGTCGTCAACGAACCCACCCAGAAGTGGCAGGCCCCAGAGAACGCGGTCAACCCGCACATGGCAGCCGGATCGTGGGTCGACCTCGACGCCCCAGAGCCGCAGCGCAAGACCATCAAGGACATGATGCTCGCGCTGCCACAGAAGGACCGCGCCGATATCCACGCCGCGGTGCTGGCGGAGCTGGGCATCGACGACATCGCAGCAGGCAAGGATCGGCCCGGCCCGCCCGCCATGCAGTACACGGTGGCGACGCTGGCTGACCGGCTCAAGACCTCCGTGTCCGAGCTGCTCGAGGTGCTCACCAACCTGGGCATGTCCAACCTGCACGCAGGTAGCCGCGTAGGCCGCGATGTGGCCGACCGGATCGCCGCACATATGGGGCTCGACGGATGA
- a CDS encoding phage tail tape measure protein gives MSAELAAAHVSLYAETSHLARDAAQAIDRIGRDMEQTLGRAFDRAGDDLRRAMGQATNQAGREMEQSFGQAGRGAGQHGGQEAAGGILDGLKGIKGGVVGEVLGSAFALAGVSAGGLFIKALQQGMEREKVLDLNQARLGVDDATMQKIGFAAGQAFASNFGESVESNIDVARRAINSGLLDRSGTAQETQQIIQQLTSVSDLMGEEIPAVARAAGQAVKTGIAGSATEAFDLFTAAEQNGLNVSEDFLDTITEYGTQFRKLGLSGPEAVGLINQAVLAGARDTDVAADAIKEFSIRVVDGSDSTTEAFQTLGFNSDDLAKKFAQGGSVARGAVGDLLGKIREIKDPLEKNKVALALFGTQFEDLGGALDQFNLDDAAASLGNVAGAAGAAMNTMGDNAAGSIESAQRSIQISTDAISSALAKAFGPELAKVADWVSTHQPEILGFLGSVVDFAFKGADAFLAFSSSSLRALANFAEGAAPLLAMVLDPVGKVAEVFGKLTHNGDLENLGKSVQGLDDKFRGVADGARAIADGIDNTARPALAGLGQSVHDNIESTRLAQEVFRALGQEVTAIPTEHDIILKDNTPEATARLEAMGLKVTTLPNGEVHVTADTADGQAKLDAFIVNNTGRVLPLKGYVSFNQSIPVETLSKVHDIPPGLAGGGVFRGQGGPTDDANLVRISDQEHLAYITRAQAVNPATIPFLDAINAGWVPPPELLHGMVPGFATGGLVPGKAFAQSMDPAVYELGGFSKSSIDCSGLVSAVVNDALGLPAFSERMATASEGGWLAAKGALSGLGGSGDISVGWYNGGPGGGHTAMTLGDGTNVESNGTDGVIIGGPVGANDPMFTNRMHIPAALLRGGDLGGGSATGGGAGGLGGSGALGGGGTGGAAGAGGTSAGGGAIPAGVTPVWIVGGALTGSTGGASSDTTATSSESFAPQASTSGGSNVQTVDQVLASVPGRAAQAGQGFLDANIDQLLGDVGLRRSGGGIQALVSAVWEAATNAAAAEVKKAIGQQNTAIAQFGRR, from the coding sequence GTGTCGGCTGAACTCGCTGCGGCGCACGTCTCCCTATACGCCGAGACCAGTCACCTCGCCCGAGACGCGGCACAAGCGATCGACCGCATCGGCCGCGACATGGAACAGACCCTCGGCCGGGCATTCGACCGCGCGGGCGACGACCTCCGGCGCGCGATGGGGCAAGCGACCAACCAGGCCGGCCGTGAGATGGAGCAGTCGTTCGGCCAAGCCGGGCGCGGCGCTGGACAGCACGGCGGCCAAGAAGCAGCGGGTGGCATCCTCGACGGACTCAAAGGCATCAAGGGTGGTGTTGTCGGGGAAGTCCTCGGCTCGGCGTTCGCTCTTGCGGGGGTGTCGGCCGGCGGGCTGTTCATCAAGGCGCTGCAGCAGGGCATGGAACGCGAGAAGGTACTGGACCTGAACCAGGCCCGCCTCGGCGTTGACGACGCGACCATGCAGAAGATCGGGTTCGCCGCAGGGCAAGCGTTCGCCAGCAACTTCGGCGAATCGGTCGAAAGCAACATCGACGTCGCCCGGCGGGCGATCAACAGCGGTCTGCTGGACCGGTCGGGGACCGCGCAGGAAACGCAGCAGATCATTCAACAGCTGACTAGCGTTTCGGACTTGATGGGCGAGGAAATCCCCGCCGTCGCCCGAGCTGCAGGTCAGGCCGTCAAGACCGGAATCGCAGGGTCGGCGACCGAGGCTTTCGACCTGTTCACCGCCGCAGAGCAAAACGGGCTGAACGTGTCCGAGGACTTCTTGGACACGATCACGGAATACGGCACCCAATTCCGTAAGCTCGGACTGTCCGGTCCGGAAGCTGTCGGCCTGATCAATCAGGCCGTGCTCGCAGGCGCGCGCGACACCGACGTCGCCGCCGACGCGATCAAAGAATTCTCCATTCGTGTCGTCGATGGAAGCGACTCCACGACGGAGGCATTCCAGACGCTTGGGTTCAATTCTGACGATCTGGCGAAGAAGTTCGCGCAAGGCGGATCGGTAGCACGCGGCGCGGTCGGGGATCTGCTCGGCAAGATCCGCGAGATCAAAGACCCGCTGGAGAAGAACAAGGTCGCACTGGCATTGTTCGGAACCCAGTTCGAAGACCTCGGTGGTGCGCTCGACCAGTTCAACCTCGACGACGCTGCGGCGAGCCTCGGCAACGTCGCGGGTGCGGCCGGTGCCGCGATGAACACGATGGGTGACAACGCCGCGGGCTCCATCGAGAGCGCGCAGCGCAGCATCCAGATCAGCACGGACGCGATCTCTTCGGCGTTGGCGAAGGCGTTCGGGCCGGAACTGGCGAAGGTCGCCGACTGGGTGAGCACTCATCAGCCCGAGATCCTGGGATTCCTGGGTAGTGTGGTGGATTTCGCGTTCAAGGGCGCGGATGCTTTCCTCGCGTTTTCGTCGTCCAGCCTGCGCGCCCTCGCGAACTTCGCTGAAGGCGCCGCGCCGTTGCTGGCCATGGTCCTGGATCCAGTCGGCAAGGTCGCCGAGGTCTTCGGAAAGCTCACCCACAACGGCGACCTGGAGAATCTCGGCAAGTCCGTCCAAGGTTTGGACGACAAATTCCGGGGTGTCGCCGACGGTGCGCGAGCCATCGCTGACGGAATCGACAACACCGCGCGCCCAGCGCTTGCCGGGCTGGGCCAGAGCGTCCACGACAACATCGAGAGCACTCGCCTCGCCCAAGAGGTATTTCGCGCGCTGGGCCAGGAAGTCACCGCGATCCCGACCGAGCACGACATCATCCTCAAGGACAACACCCCCGAAGCCACTGCCCGTCTCGAGGCGATGGGGCTCAAAGTCACCACCTTGCCGAACGGTGAGGTACACGTCACCGCCGACACCGCTGACGGGCAGGCGAAGCTCGACGCGTTCATCGTCAACAACACCGGCCGCGTCCTGCCGTTAAAGGGATACGTCAGCTTCAACCAGTCCATCCCGGTCGAGACATTGTCGAAGGTCCACGACATACCGCCCGGTCTCGCTGGCGGCGGCGTGTTCCGCGGGCAGGGTGGCCCCACCGACGACGCCAACCTGGTCCGCATCTCCGACCAGGAACACCTCGCCTACATCACCCGAGCTCAAGCCGTGAACCCGGCGACCATCCCGTTCCTGGACGCGATCAACGCTGGCTGGGTACCGCCGCCGGAGTTGCTGCACGGGATGGTGCCGGGGTTCGCCACCGGCGGGCTGGTTCCAGGTAAAGCGTTCGCCCAGTCGATGGATCCCGCCGTCTACGAGTTGGGCGGATTCTCGAAGTCATCGATCGACTGCTCCGGCCTGGTTTCTGCTGTCGTCAACGACGCACTCGGGCTTCCAGCGTTCTCCGAACGGATGGCCACAGCCAGCGAAGGCGGATGGCTGGCAGCCAAGGGTGCACTGTCCGGGCTCGGCGGGTCAGGGGATATCAGCGTCGGCTGGTACAACGGTGGCCCCGGCGGCGGCCACACCGCGATGACATTGGGCGACGGCACCAACGTCGAATCCAACGGCACCGATGGCGTCATCATCGGCGGCCCGGTCGGCGCGAACGATCCGATGTTCACCAACCGCATGCACATCCCTGCCGCGTTGTTGCGCGGCGGCGATCTCGGCGGCGGATCGGCCACCGGCGGCGGGGCAGGTGGGCTGGGCGGATCCGGTGCGCTCGGCGGCGGCGGGACCGGCGGCGCGGCAGGCGCAGGCGGCACTTCGGCCGGCGGCGGCGCGATCCCCGCAGGCGTCACACCCGTGTGGATCGTCGGCGGTGCACTCACGGGCAGCACCGGCGGTGCGAGTAGCGATACCACGGCGACGTCGTCGGAGTCGTTCGCACCGCAAGCGTCTACCTCTGGTGGCTCGAACGTTCAGACCGTGGACCAGGTGCTGGCATCTGTACCTGGCAGGGCAGCGCAAGCCGGACAGGGATTCCTCGACGCCAACATCGATCAGCTTCTCGGCGATGTCGGGTTGCGCCGATCTGGTGGCGGGATTCAAGCGCTCGTGTCGGCGGTTTGGGAAGCCGCTACCAATGCTGCGGCGGCGGAAGTGAAGAAGGCCATCGGGCAGCAGAACACCGCGATTGCACAGTTCGGGAGGCGTTAG
- a CDS encoding glycoside hydrolase domain-containing protein, producing MQLLDFSAALIAPQAIKDAGYAGAVLYMSARRPGAEWMLAKPATRDYCDQLRVAGLEIVSCYQFGKGPTADWRGGYDAGVRHAEIAASFHEQAGGPPSTPIYAPVDDNPTLREWNTYIAPFLRGWASIVGLGRTGMYGNSACIDWALEDEAATWFWQHNWGTPKGFVHPAAHLHQSEIDRRQVGGVGVDVNNVLKPGFGQWSAAAPAPDGEAIVVSKPDFNEIDQTGVSPNCSSRGAAKPIWFLLHTQEGDGTAQSLAGYLQNPGSGVSYHYTVDNGGTVVDVVDTDMASWSVLDANNRAINLCFAGSRADWGPTQWIENMGRAIDIAAYIAVKDCLKYGIPPRIISPEQLGRGESGIADHWAITSGLGIGSHTDVGDGFVWDRFATAVDKYANTTLKEAVMSLSDDELSKRFPSRSKYRTDDNPVDTLAGFVLNIDARIHEEHVEREALKGVEWAVTLVKREADRGDEGARAVFAQVEGGQR from the coding sequence ATGCAGCTCCTCGACTTCTCCGCTGCCCTGATTGCTCCGCAGGCGATCAAGGACGCTGGATACGCGGGCGCCGTCCTGTATATGTCCGCCCGCCGGCCGGGCGCGGAATGGATGCTGGCAAAGCCAGCGACGCGCGACTACTGCGACCAGCTGCGCGTCGCCGGGCTGGAAATCGTTTCCTGCTACCAGTTCGGCAAAGGTCCGACCGCGGACTGGCGCGGCGGCTACGACGCTGGCGTCAGGCACGCTGAGATCGCTGCCTCCTTCCATGAGCAGGCAGGCGGCCCACCGAGCACGCCCATCTATGCGCCGGTGGATGACAACCCCACCCTGCGGGAGTGGAACACCTACATCGCGCCGTTCCTGCGTGGCTGGGCATCAATCGTCGGGCTCGGGCGGACGGGCATGTACGGCAACTCTGCCTGCATCGATTGGGCGCTGGAAGACGAAGCGGCCACCTGGTTTTGGCAGCACAACTGGGGAACCCCGAAGGGGTTCGTGCATCCGGCCGCGCACCTGCATCAATCCGAGATCGACAGGCGTCAGGTCGGTGGCGTCGGCGTCGACGTGAACAACGTCCTGAAGCCAGGCTTCGGCCAGTGGTCGGCTGCCGCACCAGCCCCGGACGGAGAGGCAATCGTGGTGAGCAAGCCCGACTTCAACGAAATCGACCAGACAGGCGTCTCGCCCAACTGCAGCTCCAGGGGCGCCGCGAAACCGATCTGGTTCCTGCTGCACACCCAGGAAGGTGACGGCACCGCACAGTCGCTCGCGGGCTATCTGCAGAACCCTGGCAGTGGAGTGTCCTACCACTACACGGTCGACAACGGCGGCACGGTCGTCGACGTGGTTGACACGGACATGGCGTCCTGGTCGGTGCTCGACGCCAACAACCGCGCGATCAATCTCTGCTTCGCTGGCAGCCGCGCAGACTGGGGTCCGACGCAGTGGATCGAGAACATGGGCCGCGCCATCGACATCGCCGCCTATATCGCGGTGAAAGACTGCCTGAAGTACGGCATCCCGCCGCGCATCATCTCGCCCGAGCAGCTGGGCCGCGGCGAGTCCGGCATCGCCGACCACTGGGCCATCACCTCTGGGCTCGGGATCGGCAGCCACACAGATGTCGGCGATGGGTTCGTGTGGGACCGCTTCGCGACTGCGGTCGACAAATACGCCAACACCACCTTGAAGGAGGCCGTCATGTCCCTGTCCGATGACGAACTGAGTAAGCGGTTCCCCTCGCGGTCGAAGTACCGCACCGACGACAACCCGGTCGACACGCTCGCCGGATTCGTCCTCAACATCGACGCCCGTATCCATGAGGAGCACGTCGAACGCGAGGCCCTCAAGGGTGTGGAGTGGGCGGTCACGCTGGTGAAGCGCGAAGCCGACAGGGGCGACGAGGGTGCACGCGCGGTGTTCGCCCAGGTCGAAGGCGGCCAGCGATGA
- a CDS encoding NUMOD4 domain-containing protein, translating to MEEIWKPIPGFGGDYEVSNIGSVRSLKFRQPRLMKIHVQKSTGYPTLTLTMNGKFRPHHVHRLILLAFVGQPTGDEKQCRHLNGVRTDNRLENLAWGSVSENTIDQVEHGTHHHSRLTHCKRGHEFTPENTTTHAKGGRVCRVCRKIRWDRWYAENRASRYWKKPNTT from the coding sequence ATGGAAGAGATCTGGAAACCAATTCCAGGATTCGGTGGGGATTACGAAGTCAGCAACATCGGGAGCGTGCGAAGTCTGAAGTTCAGACAGCCCCGACTAATGAAGATTCATGTGCAGAAGAGCACAGGTTATCCGACGCTGACCCTGACGATGAATGGCAAATTCCGCCCGCACCATGTGCACCGTTTGATATTACTCGCCTTCGTTGGGCAACCGACCGGTGACGAAAAACAGTGCAGGCATTTGAACGGCGTCAGGACGGACAACCGACTAGAAAATTTGGCGTGGGGTTCAGTATCCGAGAACACCATAGACCAGGTCGAACACGGCACCCATCATCATTCCCGTCTGACCCATTGCAAACGAGGTCATGAGTTCACTCCCGAGAACACAACGACGCACGCCAAGGGCGGGCGCGTGTGTCGAGTTTGCCGCAAGATCCGGTGGGATCGTTGGTACGCGGAGAACCGGGCAAGCCGCTATTGGAAGAAACCCAATACGACCTAA
- a CDS encoding IPT/TIG domain-containing protein, with amino-acid sequence MAGNSVAKIGVGAPLATGGVLVTAAGTTLPTGVSGSTSSFTKLGYVADDGLRPSGERSSSPIYDWAGDLIYSPQDKHSAQFQFKLYATFDSDVLAEVFGDENVSTVGSLTTVLETGSPLAIHPWVFDMKDGDKRTRIAVPLGQITGVKEDPFVRNALQAFDVTLECYKDSSGRKAYRYYDDGSAASVPTISSDLPATVGAAGGDLVTLAGTNFTGTTGVTVDGDAAAEFIVVNDQTLVFTAPAQSAGTYAVIVTNATGPSASYTGVTYV; translated from the coding sequence ATGGCCGGAAACTCCGTTGCCAAGATCGGCGTAGGCGCACCGCTGGCCACCGGCGGTGTCCTCGTCACCGCCGCGGGCACTACGCTCCCGACTGGCGTTTCGGGATCCACCTCGAGCTTCACCAAACTGGGCTACGTCGCCGACGACGGTCTGCGCCCGTCCGGTGAACGCAGCTCCAGCCCTATCTACGACTGGGCTGGGGACCTCATCTACTCGCCGCAGGATAAGCATTCGGCGCAGTTCCAGTTCAAGCTGTACGCCACGTTCGACAGCGACGTCCTCGCTGAGGTGTTCGGTGACGAGAACGTCAGCACCGTAGGCAGTCTGACGACAGTCCTCGAGACCGGTTCTCCGCTGGCGATTCACCCGTGGGTGTTCGACATGAAAGACGGCGACAAAAGGACTCGCATCGCGGTCCCCCTGGGGCAGATCACCGGCGTCAAGGAAGACCCGTTCGTCCGCAACGCGCTGCAGGCATTCGACGTCACCCTCGAGTGCTACAAGGACTCCAGCGGCCGGAAGGCATACCGGTACTACGACGACGGCTCCGCCGCGTCGGTGCCGACAATCTCCTCCGATCTCCCGGCCACCGTCGGGGCTGCTGGCGGCGACCTGGTCACCCTCGCCGGCACCAACTTCACCGGCACCACCGGCGTCACAGTCGATGGCGATGCCGCTGCTGAGTTCATCGTCGTCAACGACCAGACCCTGGTCTTTACGGCCCCGGCCCAGTCAGCTGGCACCTACGCGGTGATCGTCACCAATGCGACCGGCCCGTCCGCGTCGTACACCGGCGTCACCTACGTCTAA
- a CDS encoding Gp37-like protein, whose translation MAFDLLSAAIIVPALGGSADALLAPIYTDALLAFMVARSALRAATQGWTRYFELFQASGGKAYTLSSLLVLRAGFWKTRAFDTVQFGARDASPFVIGEAGHVWLDDRCGFTIRGDRTGRIYMDRVSKVQLTWDRQTQPTWTITIGSDAEIRDPVAAAFEQLEEFTDALQQLGLF comes from the coding sequence ATGGCCTTCGACCTCCTGTCGGCAGCGATCATTGTTCCCGCCCTTGGGGGTAGTGCTGACGCCCTGCTGGCCCCTATCTATACAGATGCGCTGCTCGCATTCATGGTGGCGCGCAGTGCATTACGCGCCGCAACCCAAGGCTGGACCCGCTACTTCGAACTGTTCCAGGCCAGCGGCGGAAAGGCGTACACCCTCTCCTCCTTGCTGGTCCTGCGTGCTGGTTTCTGGAAGACAAGGGCTTTCGACACCGTCCAATTCGGTGCGCGTGATGCCAGCCCGTTCGTCATCGGCGAAGCCGGGCACGTATGGCTGGATGACCGCTGCGGATTCACGATCCGCGGCGATCGCACCGGCCGCATCTACATGGACCGCGTCTCCAAAGTCCAACTCACCTGGGACCGGCAAACCCAACCGACGTGGACCATCACGATCGGGTCCGATGCGGAGATCCGAGACCCTGTCGCGGCGGCGTTCGAGCAGCTCGAGGAGTTCACCGACGCACTTCAGCAGCTCGGTTTATTCTAG
- a CDS encoding SGNH/GDSL hydrolase family protein has translation MEDGIAASASSLRYYPSVTRTLSFSNGGQGGQSAYFVGGAATTLASVTNLSFRLPFRLPATTTAWRIKIRNYNSSTSANGTNSLTIDSIKVGQATVQTVGTAGPTGNFLGSTATTVATSGTIPNTTSYYTSSDITAGGDQVLDNTDWLIAIACHGSSQTLQTGIGKVWRWADTTSAVNAATASSGGTVDWVPLDVVIEYDTTSRKKALLVLGDSIPEGSQGPCFALAGTSSTGAATNIVPTPLYDRFWDQWAAQRGDWMVQNHSLYGITAQTLVSSSHTEYTRQSTGSAHFDAAVIAIGCNDMALARTLAQIQADWTSCLTNIRAIVGTTVPIYTVNFTPYSGATAGKEEVRKRFNQWLSQRPYGIAGVIDADKQLSVPLAASGYQTASNMDAHLTCDAVHPSYQGTTAYIKAISAVIP, from the coding sequence ATGGAGGACGGGATCGCGGCGTCTGCCTCGTCGCTGAGGTATTACCCCTCTGTAACTCGCACGCTGTCATTTTCAAACGGCGGGCAGGGTGGCCAAAGCGCGTATTTCGTTGGTGGCGCTGCTACTACCTTGGCGTCGGTAACTAATCTCTCGTTTCGCCTGCCGTTCCGTCTGCCCGCCACTACCACGGCATGGCGGATAAAGATCAGGAACTACAACAGCAGTACGTCGGCGAATGGCACAAATTCGCTGACGATCGACAGCATCAAGGTTGGTCAGGCGACCGTGCAAACCGTGGGGACGGCAGGCCCAACGGGCAATTTTCTCGGTAGCACGGCCACAACCGTGGCGACATCGGGGACCATTCCCAATACCACGTCCTACTACACCAGCTCCGATATCACTGCGGGCGGCGATCAGGTGCTGGACAATACGGACTGGTTGATTGCGATCGCATGTCACGGTTCATCACAGACCCTGCAAACCGGTATAGGTAAGGTCTGGCGGTGGGCTGATACGACATCAGCCGTTAACGCTGCAACGGCAAGTTCCGGCGGCACCGTCGACTGGGTGCCTCTGGATGTCGTGATCGAATACGACACCACGAGCCGTAAGAAAGCCCTGCTGGTGTTGGGCGATTCAATTCCCGAAGGGTCGCAAGGTCCATGTTTCGCTCTGGCGGGTACTTCCAGCACCGGCGCGGCGACCAACATTGTCCCCACTCCGCTGTACGACCGGTTCTGGGATCAATGGGCTGCCCAGCGCGGCGACTGGATGGTCCAGAACCACTCGCTGTACGGGATCACCGCTCAGACGCTGGTGAGCTCATCTCACACCGAGTACACGCGCCAGAGCACGGGTAGTGCTCATTTCGACGCGGCTGTCATCGCAATTGGCTGCAACGACATGGCCTTAGCTAGGACGCTGGCCCAGATCCAGGCCGACTGGACGAGTTGCTTGACCAACATCCGAGCCATTGTGGGCACCACTGTTCCGATCTACACCGTGAACTTCACTCCATACTCCGGAGCAACTGCGGGGAAGGAGGAGGTCAGGAAACGATTCAATCAGTGGCTATCGCAACGTCCGTACGGGATTGCGGGGGTAATCGACGCGGACAAACAACTGAGCGTTCCTCTGGCTGCGAGTGGTTACCAGACCGCATCCAATATGGACGCGCATCTCACTTGCGACGCGGTCCATCCGAGCTATCAGGGTACGACCGCATACATCAAGGCCATTAGCGCCGTTATTCCGTAG